Within the Microbacterium terricola genome, the region GAAGAGGTCGACGTCGGGCATGTCGGGCACGTAGAGGTGTCGGCGGATGAGCTTCTCGCTGACGGCGGAGGGCTTGAGCCGCCCTGCCGCGATCTGCTCGCCGATCGACCGCATCGCATCGACGAGCTCGACGCGCCCGCCGTAGTTGACGCACATCGTGAGGGTGAGCACGTCGTTGCCCGCGGTGAGCTGCTCGGCGTACTGCAGCTCCTTGATGACCGATCCCCACAGTCGAGGCTTGCGGCCGGCCCACCGGACGCGCACCCCCCACTCGTTGAGCTGGTCGCGGCGGCGGTGCAGCACGTCGCGGTTGTAGCCCATCAGGAAGCGCACCTCCTCGGGCGAGCGCGCCCAGTTCTCGGTCGAGAACGCGTACACCGAGAGGTGTCGCACGCCGGCCTGGATCGCGCCGGCAACGACGTCGAGCAGGACTTCCTCGCCCGCCTTGTGCCCTTCGATCCGGGTGAGCCCTCTCCGGTTCGCCCAGCGGCCGTTGCCGTCCATGACGATGGCCACGTGCTCCGGGACGCCTCGCTTCGGGAACTCCGGCGGGTACTGCCCCGTCCAGTCCAGGGGGCGATACGGCACGGCGTCGCGGTGCGTGTAGGGCTTGGGGGTCATCGGCGAGGCTCCTGCGGTGCGGCGACGTGCGCGAGCGAGCGGATGCCGCGCTCGAGGTGCCATTGCGTGTAGGCGGCGATCAGCCCGGATGCCGCCGCGGTCGACGCGTGGCCCGCGGCATCCACGGCGTCCCAGTCGCCCGCCATGAGCGACGTGAGCAGGCCGACCGTGCCGCGGTCGACGCGGGCGGCGCCCGTCGGCGCGCAGGCGCTGCACACCATGCCGCCCAGCTGGGCGACGAAGGAGTCATGCGGTCCCGGGGCACCGCACCGCGCGCACTCCTCGAGACCAGGGGCCCACCCCGACAGCGCCATGGCGCGCAGGAGATACGAATCCAGGATGCTGCGCGCCACGTGCTCGCCGCGGGCGAGGGCGCGCAGGCCGCCGACGAGCAGGAGATACTGCTGCGGTGTCGTCTCCGCCTCGTTCAGCCGATCGGCCGCCTCGACCATCGCGTTCGCGGCCGTGTACCGGTCGTAGTGCACCGCGATGTCGGCGCCGTACGAACCCAGCGACTCGGCCTGCTGGATGATGTCGAGGGACTTGCCCTGGTACAGGAGCACATCGGCGACCATGAACGGCTCCACCCGCGACCCGAACCGCGATGACGTGCGCCGCACGCCCTTCGCGACCGCGCGCAGCTTGCCGTGGCGGCGGCTGAGCATGGTGACGATGCGGTCGGCTTCACCCAGCTTGTGGGTGCGCAGGACCACGACCTCGTCGCGGTAGGTGGGCACACTCGATTATCGCGTCGAACGGCGACAATGAGGCGACAATGGATGCGTGGCCGAACCGCTCTTCGTGATCCCGCTGTGGGCAGACCTCGTCGCCGTCGGACTGGGCGGCGTGCAGGGGGCGCTCTTCGCGTCCGGGTTCACCGGCCAGCGCCGCCTGGATCTGCTCGGCGTGACGATCATCGGCACCGTCGTCGGCATGGGCGGCGGTCTGATCCGCGACCTGCTCCTGAACACCACCCTGACCACGCTGCAGAGCAACTGGTATCTGCTCACGGCGGTCATGGCGGCGCTCGTCGGGATGCTGCTGGCCGGGCTCTTCCAGCGGCTCAACCGTCTGATCGTCGGTCTCGACGCCCTCGTGATCGGACTGTTCGGCGCCTTCGGCACGAGCAAGGCCCTGGCGCTCGGGCTGCCGCTCGTGCCTGCCGTGTTCGTCGGCGTGTGCTCCGCCGTCGGCGGCGGCATCCTCCGCGACGTCATCATGGGGCTGCCGGTCGCGATCATGCACGTCGGCTCGCTGTATGCCGTCGCCGCTGCCGCCGGATCGCTGGTCCTCGCGGTCGCCCACGCGTTCGGCGTGCCGCTCCTGGCCGCGGCGATCGCCGGCGTCACGGTGACGACGGTCATCCGGTTGCTCGCCGTGATCTTCGACATCTCCCTGCCTGAGCAGCGCCGGCTCTATCGTCGCAAGGTCGCCGTGGAGACCTCGGCGATCCCGATCGTCACCGGGACGGAATGACCCGCAACCGGGGGTAATGCGATTCGGCGGGGCGAGGGTTTCGTGATGGACTCGAAGCTTGCCCGCACGCTCGTGCGAGCTGCACCGACCGCATCCCACGAGGAATCCTCCATGTCACGCCGCGCCGCACTCCGCGTCTCCGCCATCGCTCTCGCCTCCGTCTTCGCGCTCTCGGGCTGCAGCTCCACCGCCGCCCCCGAGTCCTCCGCCGCCGACGCCGGCTACGACCTCGTCGCCTCCGGCACCCTGACCGTCGCGACCGAGGGCACGTACCGCCCGTTCAGCTACCACGAGGACGGCACGGGCCCGCTCGTCGGGTACGACGTGGAGATCGCCGAGGCCGTCGCCGAGAAGCTCGGCCTCGAGGTGTCGTTCCAGGAGACCCAGTGGGACGCGATCTTCGCGGGCCTCGAAGGCGGACGGTTCGACGTCATCGCGAACCAGGTCTCGATCACGCCGGACCGCGAGGAGACCTACGCCTTCAGCGCGCCGTACGCGGTCTCCCCCGGGGTCATCGTCACGAAGGAGTCCGACGACTCGATCGCCTCCTTCGACGATCTGGCCGGCAAGACCACCGCGCAGTCGCTGACGAGCAACTGGTACGAGCTCGCGCAGGACTCCGGTGCGAAGGTCGAGGCCGTGGAGGGCTGGGCGCAGGCCGTCACCCTGCTCGACCAGGGGCGCGTCGACGCCACGATCAACGACAAGCTCACCTTCCTGGACTACCAGACGACCAACCCGGGCAGCGGACTGAAGATCGCCGCAGAGACCGAGGACTCGTCGCAGTCGGCCTTCGCCCTCGTGAAGGCGAACGGCGAGCTGGCCGACGCCATCACCGCCGCGCTCGAGGAGCTGCGCACGGAGGGCGTCCTCGCCGAGCTCGGTGAGAAGTACTTCGGTGCCGATGTC harbors:
- a CDS encoding isoprenyl transferase; this translates as MTPKPYTHRDAVPYRPLDWTGQYPPEFPKRGVPEHVAIVMDGNGRWANRRGLTRIEGHKAGEEVLLDVVAGAIQAGVRHLSVYAFSTENWARSPEEVRFLMGYNRDVLHRRRDQLNEWGVRVRWAGRKPRLWGSVIKELQYAEQLTAGNDVLTLTMCVNYGGRVELVDAMRSIGEQIAAGRLKPSAVSEKLIRRHLYVPDMPDVDLFLRSSGEQRTSNFLLWESAYAEMVFLDTLWPDFSRVELWRAIGIYLDRDRRFGGAVDTPDESDS
- the recO gene encoding DNA repair protein RecO; its protein translation is MPTYRDEVVVLRTHKLGEADRIVTMLSRRHGKLRAVAKGVRRTSSRFGSRVEPFMVADVLLYQGKSLDIIQQAESLGSYGADIAVHYDRYTAANAMVEAADRLNEAETTPQQYLLLVGGLRALARGEHVARSILDSYLLRAMALSGWAPGLEECARCGAPGPHDSFVAQLGGMVCSACAPTGAARVDRGTVGLLTSLMAGDWDAVDAAGHASTAAASGLIAAYTQWHLERGIRSLAHVAAPQEPRR
- a CDS encoding trimeric intracellular cation channel family protein, whose translation is MAEPLFVIPLWADLVAVGLGGVQGALFASGFTGQRRLDLLGVTIIGTVVGMGGGLIRDLLLNTTLTTLQSNWYLLTAVMAALVGMLLAGLFQRLNRLIVGLDALVIGLFGAFGTSKALALGLPLVPAVFVGVCSAVGGGILRDVIMGLPVAIMHVGSLYAVAAAAGSLVLAVAHAFGVPLLAAAIAGVTVTTVIRLLAVIFDISLPEQRRLYRRKVAVETSAIPIVTGTE
- a CDS encoding amino acid ABC transporter substrate-binding protein; protein product: MSRRAALRVSAIALASVFALSGCSSTAAPESSAADAGYDLVASGTLTVATEGTYRPFSYHEDGTGPLVGYDVEIAEAVAEKLGLEVSFQETQWDAIFAGLEGGRFDVIANQVSITPDREETYAFSAPYAVSPGVIVTKESDDSIASFDDLAGKTTAQSLTSNWYELAQDSGAKVEAVEGWAQAVTLLDQGRVDATINDKLTFLDYQTTNPGSGLKIAAETEDSSQSAFALVKANGELADAITAALEELRTEGVLAELGEKYFGADVSQ